One Pyrococcus furiosus DSM 3638 genomic window, TACACACTCATTTTGGTGTTCATTTTCAGCCGATTCTTTTCCTTCTTACCCCATTATTTTTGATAAAAAGAGATGCATACACACTAATAATAATCCAAACGCTCGCCCTAGGTACTTCAGTGTACCTTGCATATAAATTAGCTGTCAAAGAACTCGGGGAAAAGAAAGGGTTTGCTTTGGCAATTCTCTATTCCTGCAACTCTTCTTTAATAAGCATTAACGTCTTTGAGTTTCATCCCGTATCCTTAGCTGTTCCTCTCTTTCTCCTGGCATATAAGTTCCTTAGAGAGGAAAGTCCTTTGTTTTATGTTATTTCGACGCTAATTTTATTAACGAAGGAAGACGCTTTTCTTGGAGTGTTAAGTATTACAGCGTGGAAAATACTCAAAGAAGGACTTTCAGTTGAAACGCTCAAGAAAAACAAAAAGATTATCCTTTTCACAATCCTTACACTACTCTATGGGATATTTACGATTAAAGTTGTTATACCTAAGTTCGGAGGAGAATACATATACAGCAACTTATACATGGAACCAAGACTAGATCGGAGAAAGCTCACATACTTTCTCCTTTTCAACTTGACGTTTGCCCTACTCCCACTGTTAAACTTTTTTGCCATCCTTTCCCTACTTCCACCCTGGCTTGAATGTTTGCTGGCCTCCAGAGAGAGTCAAACAATGTTTGGCTTTCACTATCCATACATGCTTGTCCCATTGTCATTTGTTATATCCCTTGATGTAGCCAAAAAATTGGACTGGAAAATCCTCAGAAACTTGGCAATCCTCGGAGTAATATCTTCACTCATAACTTTGCCAATAACAAATCATCTACCAAAAGAGCAAAATCCTTTAGTATATCCGACCGTTATAACCCCAATCCCAGGAAAAGAAGCATCCTGGGAAGCTATAAAAATCACCAGAGAATTAGAAGGGCCAATTTACACCCAACCAGAATTCTATCCAGCCTTAGCAACTAGGTTAGATGTGTATGTCTACCCCAAAAATGTAAAGCCCAAAATTATACTGGTTAACCTTAACACGTACTACGGAAGAAGAGCCTTAGAAAGAATTAAGGCCTTCAGAGTTAATTTGAGTGAATACAAAAAGGTATTTGAAAAAGACGGAGTACTCATAATGGTTAGAAAGGATTAAAAGGAGAATATACTTGTGGGTATCCATGATCTTATACTTTATCGGAACTGGGGGAAGTGAAGGAATACCCACTCACCTATGCGAATGTGAAACATGTAGTGAAGCAAGAAGATTAAAATTCGCTCAGAGAAGGCCCTCAACCCTAGCAGTGATTGGTGAAGAGGGCGAGGTTATTCTTTTTGACGTTGGGACAGACATTAGAGAATTCCTAAACGTCCCCCTTGATGCAATATTCCTTACTCATTGGCATCACGACCACATCTATGGCCTTTACAAACTTAGGTGGATAGCCAGGGAAACAAAGCTTTACGCTCCAGAAGGACATGCAGACGCACTAATATTGCAAGATCCAAAGAATCTAAGGCCAATAACTATCAAGGCGAATGAGAAAATAAAGATCGGAAAGATAACAGTAACTAGTGTAAGACTAAACCACCAGGTCGAAACCTTAGGATATGTAATTGAAGAAAACGGGAAAAGTGTTGCTATATTATACGATACAAAGGGATTACCCTCTGAAACGAGAGAATATCTTCTGAAAATATCCCCAGTAAGGACAGCAATTGTTGATGCAACTTATCCCCCTGGGTTCATGGATCCATATCATAATAATGTTGACGAAGCGGTTGAAATGTCGATTGACATAGCTGAAAGAGTTGTCCTAAGTCACATCTCTCATAAGAATTTGCCCTTCCTAAAACTTGTAAAGTATACGAGGAAAAAATGGGGAGGAAAAGTTCTCGTAGC contains:
- a CDS encoding DUF2079 domain-containing protein, whose product is MKKVKIFSIVLPLIYTSFMLYVTYKVYNGLRYRSLDLGIFTQSLYSLSEGKLFYNTVEFQLYEVHTHFGVHFQPILFLLTPLFLIKRDAYTLIIIQTLALGTSVYLAYKLAVKELGEKKGFALAILYSCNSSLISINVFEFHPVSLAVPLFLLAYKFLREESPLFYVISTLILLTKEDAFLGVLSITAWKILKEGLSVETLKKNKKIILFTILTLLYGIFTIKVVIPKFGGEYIYSNLYMEPRLDRRKLTYFLLFNLTFALLPLLNFFAILSLLPPWLECLLASRESQTMFGFHYPYMLVPLSFVISLDVAKKLDWKILRNLAILGVISSLITLPITNHLPKEQNPLVYPTVITPIPGKEASWEAIKITRELEGPIYTQPEFYPALATRLDVYVYPKNVKPKIILVNLNTYYGRRALERIKAFRVNLSEYKKVFEKDGVLIMVRKD
- a CDS encoding MBL fold metallo-hydrolase; the encoded protein is MILYFIGTGGSEGIPTHLCECETCSEARRLKFAQRRPSTLAVIGEEGEVILFDVGTDIREFLNVPLDAIFLTHWHHDHIYGLYKLRWIARETKLYAPEGHADALILQDPKNLRPITIKANEKIKIGKITVTSVRLNHQVETLGYVIEENGKSVAILYDTKGLPSETREYLLKISPVRTAIVDATYPPGFMDPYHNNVDEAVEMSIDIAERVVLSHISHKNLPFLKLVKYTRKKWGGKVLVAYDNMVFYV